The proteins below are encoded in one region of Desulfobacterales bacterium:
- a CDS encoding ABC transporter substrate binding protein, producing the protein MPVKIHSSNMVARLFFVCLIQSVVLGLLSPHPAFAKPEKTVLILHSYHVNYKWTREVMSGIRSVLNKDGEPVELYVEYMDTKRITSPDYFKILRDLYKIKFADIHFDVIISVDNDAFDFLREYRDELLPKTPVVFCGVNYFSDMDLSGHDRFTGVCEQPNLRASIETVLRLHPDTRQIAVIMDRTKTGRKTYENMLKIIPEYQNAIKFTYFDNMDVVIEKIRNLPPKSIVLYTPFFRDASGTFFEYDRNLSIISEICRVPIYGITDFSLGDGIVGGLLISGQYQGASAAKIAARILSGESVQSIPVVKKSPNRYMFDYKQLHRFNIHVSDLPKGSIVINQPMSLFSEYKKTVWITVVCMTGLAITICILSFNVVQRKRAEAAAVQSRDLFSAAIKAIPIAFFSKDIQGRYGIVNDAFAKFIGIPDHQIAGKTVFECWPPADARIYQKKDTELMKTGGMQVYEHRLPHITKGPRDGIFIKACYHDADGNVAGLVASFLDITDQKEAELGIKKAHDQLELRVKDRTAELMNVNYRLKTEIEERKSVGQALQKSEAELRFLSCRLLTIQEEERKKIVRELHESIGQFLNFLIIGIMNVTGNIKNGEAAEASNSLHDLVPMIKEEVEKIRRMCCDLRPPIIDDLGLLTAMDWFCREFEKTCTKIHIDKYMDILESEVPDILKITIFRIFQEALNNILKHSQADFVSIRLIKTQKAVEFEIKDNGSGFAIDAKDSRKNSVKGIGLSSMKERTEFLGGAFSVDSTPGRGVTIRACWPNRLKGDDLPEETAFFKNENMRKVC; encoded by the coding sequence ATGCCTGTCAAGATACATTCCAGCAACATGGTTGCGCGATTATTTTTTGTCTGTCTCATTCAGAGTGTCGTCCTCGGCCTTCTGAGCCCACATCCCGCATTTGCCAAACCTGAAAAAACCGTACTGATTCTTCATTCCTATCACGTCAATTACAAGTGGACCCGGGAAGTGATGAGCGGCATCAGGTCCGTATTGAATAAAGATGGAGAACCCGTTGAATTATACGTTGAATATATGGATACCAAACGGATTACCAGTCCCGATTATTTTAAAATCCTCAGAGACTTGTATAAAATAAAATTCGCCGATATCCATTTTGATGTCATTATCTCCGTGGATAATGACGCGTTTGATTTTTTGCGTGAATACCGGGACGAACTGCTTCCGAAAACGCCGGTTGTTTTCTGCGGCGTCAACTATTTTTCAGACATGGATTTATCCGGCCATGACCGGTTCACGGGAGTATGCGAACAACCGAATTTGAGAGCCTCTATTGAAACAGTTCTGCGTCTGCATCCGGATACCAGACAAATCGCGGTTATCATGGATAGAACGAAAACCGGACGTAAAACATATGAAAACATGCTGAAAATCATTCCGGAATATCAGAATGCAATAAAATTTACTTATTTTGATAATATGGATGTCGTCATTGAAAAGATCCGGAATTTGCCCCCCAAAAGTATCGTTTTATACACCCCCTTTTTCCGCGATGCATCCGGCACTTTTTTCGAATACGACCGAAATTTATCCATAATCTCCGAAATATGCCGGGTGCCCATCTATGGAATAACCGATTTTTCCCTCGGGGATGGAATCGTGGGGGGACTGTTGATCAGCGGCCAATATCAAGGAGCGTCCGCCGCAAAAATTGCCGCACGGATTTTATCGGGAGAAAGTGTTCAAAGCATTCCGGTAGTAAAAAAAAGTCCGAATCGATACATGTTCGATTACAAACAGTTGCACCGTTTTAATATTCACGTCTCCGACCTGCCAAAAGGCAGTATCGTAATCAATCAACCCATGAGTCTGTTCAGCGAATACAAAAAAACGGTTTGGATCACTGTTGTCTGCATGACCGGCCTTGCGATTACGATCTGTATTCTTTCATTCAACGTGGTTCAAAGAAAGCGGGCGGAAGCAGCGGCGGTACAAAGCCGAGATCTTTTCAGTGCCGCCATCAAGGCCATTCCCATAGCGTTTTTTTCAAAAGACATACAGGGCCGATACGGAATCGTTAACGATGCGTTTGCCAAATTTATCGGAATCCCTGATCATCAAATAGCGGGTAAAACCGTTTTTGAATGCTGGCCGCCTGCGGATGCCCGAATTTACCAAAAAAAAGATACGGAGTTAATGAAAACAGGCGGGATGCAGGTCTATGAACACCGGTTGCCGCATATCACAAAGGGACCAAGGGACGGCATTTTCATCAAGGCTTGTTACCATGACGCCGACGGAAATGTCGCCGGTCTGGTGGCTTCCTTCCTTGACATCACCGATCAGAAAGAGGCTGAGCTGGGGATTAAAAAAGCGCATGACCAGTTGGAACTCAGGGTGAAAGACCGAACGGCCGAGCTGATGAACGTCAATTATCGGCTGAAAACCGAGATAGAAGAGCGTAAATCGGTGGGCCAGGCGTTACAAAAATCTGAGGCGGAGCTTCGATTTCTATCGTGCCGGCTTCTGACGATTCAGGAAGAGGAAAGAAAAAAAATTGTGCGGGAACTTCATGAAAGTATCGGACAGTTCCTGAATTTTCTCATCATCGGGATTATGAATGTAACGGGAAATATCAAAAACGGTGAGGCTGCCGAAGCATCAAATTCCCTGCACGACCTGGTTCCAATGATCAAAGAGGAGGTCGAAAAAATCCGCAGGATGTGCTGCGATTTACGCCCCCCGATTATTGACGATCTGGGGCTTCTAACGGCAATGGACTGGTTCTGTCGGGAATTTGAAAAAACCTGCACGAAAATTCACATTGACAAATACATGGATATCCTGGAGTCCGAAGTCCCGGATATCCTGAAGATAACTATCTTCAGGATATTTCAGGAGGCATTGAATAATATTCTGAAACACAGCCAGGCGGATTTTGTATCCATTCGCCTGATCAAAACACAAAAAGCCGTTGAATTTGAAATCAAAGATAATGGGTCGGGCTTCGCCATTGATGCGAAAGACTCCAGAAAAAACTCCGTCAAAGGGATCGGCCTTTCCAGCATGAAGGAACGCACTGAATTTCTTGGGGGAGCCTTCTCGGTCGATTCAACGCCCGGTAGAGGTGTGACGATCCGGGCTTGCTGGCCGAACCGTCTGAAAGGTGATGACCTGCCTGAAGAAACAGCATTTTTCAAAAATGAGAACATGCGAAAGGTGTGCTGA
- a CDS encoding ferredoxin family protein → MEFWRVPLDVDKIRVAKGVVHIIDDRCKGCGYCIEFCPRQVLEISSKFNKKGYHPPVVSKPDECANCHYCEIICPEFAIYSETIS, encoded by the coding sequence ATGGAATTCTGGCGGGTTCCACTTGATGTGGACAAAATACGGGTTGCCAAGGGGGTAGTACATATCATTGACGATCGGTGCAAGGGATGCGGATATTGCATCGAATTCTGCCCCCGTCAGGTACTGGAGATTTCCTCAAAATTTAATAAAAAAGGATACCATCCGCCGGTTGTCAGCAAACCGGACGAATGCGCAAACTGCCATTACTGCGAGATTATCTGCCCGGAATTTGCCATTTATTCCGAAACAATCTCATAA
- a CDS encoding 2-oxoacid:acceptor oxidoreductase subunit alpha translates to MKSAVLTGEHYITGDIACAEGAIAAGCRFFGGYPITPATEIAEHMAARLPEIGGTYIQMEDEIAAIATVMGGSWAGKKSMTATSGPGFSLMAENIGYGVCTETPCVIVNVQRGGPSTGLPTQGAQADMMQARWGSHGHYEIIALAPSSPQDMFYQTIEAFNLSETYRVPVLVMSDEIVGHMSERVVIPDASKIVLRSRPKPRGRKDRFKLYEPGPNGVAPMPAAGDGYKVHVTGLTHDERGYPELSVECQEQMMTRIVDKIQNNLDDIIRTERYQLEDADYAIISYGVSSRTSMAAVDMARAQGIKAGLLRLITVWPFPEHLIRELAEQVKGLVTVEINLGQIHLEVQRCAGGKAPAVLVGHPGGTIISPERVLQTLKEAF, encoded by the coding sequence ATGAAATCAGCAGTCCTCACGGGTGAACATTATATAACAGGGGATATTGCCTGCGCCGAAGGTGCCATAGCGGCAGGGTGCCGCTTTTTCGGCGGCTATCCGATCACTCCTGCCACAGAAATCGCCGAGCATATGGCCGCACGGCTTCCGGAGATTGGCGGGACATATATCCAGATGGAAGATGAAATTGCGGCAATCGCCACAGTGATGGGAGGATCATGGGCCGGCAAAAAAAGCATGACTGCCACCTCCGGCCCCGGGTTCAGCCTCATGGCCGAGAATATCGGTTATGGGGTCTGTACGGAAACCCCCTGCGTAATTGTCAATGTGCAGCGGGGAGGCCCTTCAACCGGTCTGCCCACCCAGGGGGCTCAGGCGGATATGATGCAGGCCCGATGGGGCTCGCACGGTCACTATGAAATCATCGCCCTGGCCCCGTCCTCACCGCAGGACATGTTTTATCAAACCATAGAGGCATTCAATCTAAGCGAAACCTACCGGGTGCCGGTCCTGGTCATGAGCGATGAAATTGTGGGCCATATGAGCGAACGGGTCGTTATTCCCGATGCTTCAAAGATCGTTCTGCGCTCACGCCCCAAGCCCCGGGGACGAAAGGACCGGTTCAAGCTGTACGAGCCCGGCCCGAACGGGGTGGCTCCCATGCCAGCTGCCGGTGATGGCTATAAAGTGCACGTAACAGGTTTAACCCATGACGAACGCGGGTATCCGGAACTGAGTGTGGAATGTCAGGAGCAGATGATGACCCGGATAGTCGATAAAATCCAGAACAATCTGGATGATATCATCCGGACCGAGCGCTATCAACTGGAAGATGCTGATTACGCAATCATTTCGTACGGGGTTTCATCCCGAACCAGCATGGCGGCCGTGGATATGGCCCGGGCCCAGGGCATAAAGGCAGGCCTGCTGCGACTGATTACCGTATGGCCATTCCCTGAACACCTGATCCGGGAACTGGCTGAGCAGGTCAAAGGACTGGTGACCGTGGAAATCAATCTAGGCCAGATTCACCTGGAAGTCCAGCGATGCGCCGGCGGAAAGGCGCCCGCCGTTTTAGTGGGGCATCCGGGCGGAACGATTATTTCTCCGGAACGGGTTCTCCAGACATTAAAGGAGGCATTTTAA
- a CDS encoding 2-oxoacid:ferredoxin oxidoreductase subunit beta, whose translation MSEQVSVDSKKTGHPLDYLLRKDRIPHIWCPGCGIGTAFSSCLTAIQDSGIDLSKVVMVSGIGCSGRAAGYINTDSFHTTHGRAIPFATGLKTANPELNIIVFSGDGDLFAIGGNHFIHAARRNVDITVVCVNNFNYGMTGGQAAATTPHMAKTTTTPRGNPESPFNLPLLAIASGATYVARWTTLHTREFTNSVEEALLKPGFSFIEVLSPCPINYGRRNKQKPLDTLKMYQEKSIIKNGASPFELDIDLEKSIVLGKFVDVDRKTHTEQYDKICRPDNVQS comes from the coding sequence ATGTCCGAACAGGTAAGTGTTGACAGCAAAAAAACCGGCCATCCTCTGGATTACCTTCTGAGAAAGGACCGTATCCCGCACATCTGGTGCCCGGGCTGCGGAATCGGAACCGCATTTTCATCCTGTCTGACAGCTATCCAGGACAGCGGCATTGACCTTTCAAAGGTGGTGATGGTTTCCGGAATTGGTTGTTCGGGGCGCGCCGCCGGCTATATCAATACGGATTCATTCCATACCACGCACGGCAGAGCCATTCCGTTTGCAACCGGCTTGAAAACCGCCAACCCGGAGCTTAATATCATTGTGTTCAGCGGAGACGGGGATCTGTTTGCCATCGGCGGCAATCATTTCATTCACGCGGCCCGCCGCAATGTGGATATTACCGTAGTTTGCGTCAATAATTTCAACTATGGCATGACCGGCGGACAAGCAGCGGCAACCACGCCCCATATGGCCAAAACGACCACTACGCCCAGAGGCAATCCGGAAAGCCCGTTTAATCTGCCGCTGCTGGCAATTGCCTCTGGCGCCACCTATGTGGCCAGATGGACCACCCTGCACACGCGTGAATTTACCAATTCTGTAGAAGAGGCCCTTTTGAAACCGGGGTTTTCCTTTATCGAGGTGCTTTCCCCCTGCCCCATCAATTATGGCCGGCGCAACAAACAAAAACCGCTGGACACCTTAAAAATGTACCAGGAAAAAAGCATCATCAAAAACGGCGCCTCACCATTCGAATTGGATATTGATTTGGAAAAAAGCATAGTGCTGGGCAAATTTGTCGATGTAGACAGAAAAACCCATACAGAACAGTACGATAAAATCTGTCGACCCGATAACGTCCAGTCCTGA
- a CDS encoding 2-oxoacid:acceptor oxidoreductase family protein, giving the protein MKNEIIITGFGGQGIILTGRILGKAASLGDHKESTMVQSYGPESRGGACSAQVIISDDAIHYPYINTADILICMSQGGYDKFIGQLNPEGTLVIDQDLVRPRRIKRFFSIAATRIAEELGHKMMANIIMVGFTTAVTQAISLEAARQTVIESVPKGTEDLNLKAFNKGWDSGIAKLKGQEKKAAGQTGAIS; this is encoded by the coding sequence ATGAAAAATGAAATTATTATCACCGGTTTTGGCGGCCAGGGGATTATTCTGACCGGACGCATCCTCGGCAAAGCCGCATCTTTAGGGGACCATAAAGAAAGTACAATGGTTCAGTCCTACGGCCCCGAGTCCCGGGGAGGCGCCTGCAGCGCTCAGGTAATCATTTCCGATGACGCCATCCACTATCCGTATATCAATACGGCAGATATCCTCATCTGCATGTCTCAGGGCGGCTATGACAAATTTATCGGCCAGTTAAACCCCGAAGGAACCCTGGTCATCGATCAGGACCTGGTTCGGCCCCGCAGGATAAAACGGTTTTTCAGCATAGCGGCAACACGCATCGCTGAAGAACTGGGCCATAAAATGATGGCCAACATCATTATGGTCGGATTTACGACCGCAGTGACCCAGGCGATTTCTCTGGAAGCCGCCCGTCAGACCGTTATCGAATCGGTCCCGAAAGGCACTGAGGACTTAAACCTCAAGGCGTTTAACAAAGGCTGGGATTCAGGCATAGCCAAGCTCAAGGGACAGGAAAAGAAGGCAGCAGGCCAAACAGGAGCCATTTCATGA
- a CDS encoding FAD-dependent oxidoreductase has translation MKRSKDRLHKVIVIGATPAGISATNKLGELGVPVTLVDTDCDMDLKLSNKDWIFKSGLPFNHAHRPGLIRMIRNSEIDCIMPAEVTSIKHTPQGFRVRINKIQTFVDPDRCTLCGRCVQICPVDLSNGEKAIKINSRRSLPGRAVIDKRRQPVCQGSCPLGVNVQGYIALTHAGRFAKALKLIRKDNILPGICGRVCTHPCEDACRRGDLDEPVSIRSIKRFLADYELKNAAEIELEVISTKRTEKVAIIGSGPSGLAAAADIARFGYQVTVFEKEDQPGGLLRYAIGPHRLPRDILDTELDYIRKLGVNIVTGRSIDLKTELNILRKEYKAVICAIGTWADQTLGAPGEELEGVNACLPFLKAVCNGEIKPSGGTAAVIGGGNSAVDVARALVRLGVAPTIVYRRRQQDMPADPEEIKSAIEEGVQIKDCTQVIGFKGQDGRLKAIECLPTLQGEPDGRGIPKPVIDRQNPPMGLPFDRAFIAIGQQGTLTGDDVDQEIAINGKGLFEVDEFFRTPIKGIYATGDAVSGPASVVDAMAMGKNAASIVHQDLSGKRLRAPETLRPEDRDFPEIATDIPFQSRPMMSERQPGVRTTNFCEVELGLNQPQVLMETERCLQCGICSECLECVDVCQAIGAINHRQQPEEIIEHAGALIIADPDIIPNVKGEDIIRAYGPRTSTQDVYSMMIRGFAAAAGAMALLGQTTHRPKGHGISFSPPDPGLSPEIRIGVFVCRCNDSMGWLDGMSEYIGNLTSMKDVIHAEELPAACTPEGSTQILRTVREKGITRLVLASCVCCPLNFVCSACTDQRSRLKHFLFDGTGISRSMVETCNLRGEVLSLIKNNPLIAMKRFSGFIERSIRRSKTLKALATPARNYNFTTAVIGGSESSVNSVLSLAKIGIEVFWFTLPGKPVLEELERPNIHVFDKSAVKSMSGVLGNFQIHMESGDFHQTFQVGAVILGEKSRKAIPFRQAAGLPVQIKVSYQKKGVPDIPFFYPGATSIPGLFLSDPPGVNVSKRKKGAAAAILAAAVMPRGPRQNKGFTVVIDKTLCRGCGRCLRACPYKAVSLNRNAIGGWCASVDEALCKGCGNCISVCPSNAADSPYRSQKMLEQTLQELLGKNTTDADDMMFNAIS, from the coding sequence ATGAAACGATCCAAAGACCGGCTTCATAAAGTCATCGTCATCGGTGCGACCCCGGCCGGGATATCTGCGACCAACAAACTCGGAGAACTGGGAGTTCCGGTAACGCTGGTGGACACCGACTGCGATATGGACCTGAAGCTTTCCAATAAGGACTGGATATTTAAGTCCGGACTTCCCTTTAATCATGCACATCGGCCAGGACTGATCCGCATGATTCGAAATTCGGAGATCGACTGTATCATGCCGGCGGAAGTGACATCGATCAAGCATACCCCGCAGGGATTTCGGGTACGGATCAACAAGATTCAGACCTTTGTCGATCCGGATCGATGCACGCTTTGCGGACGTTGTGTGCAGATCTGTCCGGTTGACCTCTCCAATGGCGAAAAAGCCATCAAAATTAACAGCCGGCGCAGCCTGCCGGGCAGAGCCGTCATTGACAAGCGCCGCCAGCCGGTTTGTCAGGGAAGCTGCCCGCTGGGCGTCAACGTCCAAGGCTATATTGCGTTAACACATGCCGGCCGGTTTGCTAAAGCGCTGAAACTGATCCGGAAAGATAACATACTGCCCGGTATCTGCGGACGGGTGTGCACGCATCCGTGTGAAGACGCCTGCCGAAGAGGCGATCTGGATGAACCGGTTTCCATCCGCAGCATCAAACGATTTCTGGCTGATTATGAACTGAAAAACGCAGCTGAAATTGAGCTGGAAGTCATTAGCACCAAACGCACTGAAAAAGTTGCCATCATCGGTTCCGGGCCTTCGGGGCTTGCGGCTGCGGCGGATATAGCGAGGTTCGGATACCAGGTCACCGTATTTGAAAAAGAAGACCAGCCCGGCGGTCTGCTGCGATATGCCATTGGCCCCCACCGCCTTCCCAGAGATATCCTCGATACTGAACTCGACTACATCCGTAAGCTCGGCGTCAATATCGTGACCGGCCGTTCAATCGATCTAAAAACGGAGCTGAATATTCTCCGCAAGGAATACAAAGCGGTTATTTGCGCTATCGGAACATGGGCGGATCAGACACTAGGCGCCCCGGGCGAGGAGCTTGAAGGCGTTAACGCCTGCCTTCCGTTTCTCAAAGCCGTCTGCAACGGGGAAATAAAACCCAGCGGCGGAACAGCGGCAGTGATCGGTGGCGGAAATTCGGCGGTAGATGTGGCCCGGGCATTGGTTCGTCTGGGAGTTGCCCCCACCATTGTCTACCGACGCCGACAGCAGGATATGCCAGCTGATCCGGAAGAAATCAAATCGGCAATAGAAGAAGGCGTTCAGATTAAAGACTGCACCCAGGTCATCGGTTTCAAGGGCCAGGATGGCAGGCTGAAGGCCATAGAGTGTCTGCCCACCCTGCAGGGTGAACCCGATGGGCGTGGTATTCCCAAACCGGTAATCGACAGACAGAACCCGCCGATGGGACTGCCGTTCGACCGGGCGTTTATCGCTATTGGTCAGCAGGGCACATTAACCGGAGACGATGTTGATCAGGAAATAGCCATTAACGGCAAGGGCCTGTTTGAGGTTGACGAATTTTTTCGCACCCCGATTAAAGGGATATATGCAACCGGCGATGCGGTATCAGGGCCGGCCTCTGTGGTCGACGCTATGGCAATGGGCAAAAACGCTGCCAGCATTGTTCATCAAGACCTGAGCGGAAAACGATTGCGCGCGCCGGAGACACTCCGCCCTGAAGACAGAGATTTTCCTGAAATCGCGACGGACATTCCGTTTCAATCACGCCCGATGATGTCGGAACGTCAGCCGGGTGTGCGAACAACCAACTTTTGCGAAGTCGAGCTGGGGTTAAATCAGCCTCAGGTACTCATGGAAACAGAGAGATGTCTTCAGTGCGGCATCTGTTCCGAATGCCTCGAGTGTGTCGATGTATGTCAGGCGATCGGCGCAATCAATCATCGGCAGCAGCCTGAAGAAATCATCGAACATGCCGGCGCCCTTATCATCGCCGATCCGGACATCATTCCCAACGTCAAGGGTGAAGATATCATCCGTGCCTACGGGCCCAGGACATCAACGCAGGATGTTTATTCCATGATGATTCGAGGGTTTGCGGCAGCAGCCGGTGCCATGGCGCTTTTGGGGCAGACAACTCACCGGCCCAAAGGCCATGGAATTTCCTTTTCCCCACCGGACCCCGGACTTTCACCAGAAATTCGAATCGGCGTGTTTGTCTGCCGGTGCAATGATTCCATGGGATGGCTGGATGGCATGAGCGAATACATCGGCAATTTAACATCCATGAAGGATGTGATTCACGCCGAAGAGCTTCCGGCAGCCTGCACACCCGAAGGTTCAACTCAGATATTGAGAACCGTCCGGGAAAAAGGAATCACCCGTCTGGTTCTGGCCTCGTGTGTATGCTGCCCTCTGAATTTTGTCTGTAGCGCATGCACGGATCAAAGAAGCCGTCTGAAGCATTTCCTTTTTGACGGAACAGGAATCAGCCGGTCCATGGTGGAAACCTGTAATTTAAGGGGAGAGGTCCTCAGCCTGATCAAGAACAATCCGCTGATTGCCATGAAACGGTTTTCCGGATTTATCGAGCGTTCAATTCGCCGTTCAAAAACACTGAAAGCGCTGGCCACTCCGGCCAGAAATTACAATTTCACGACAGCCGTTATCGGAGGGTCGGAATCATCGGTCAACAGCGTTCTGTCTCTGGCAAAAATCGGTATAGAAGTATTCTGGTTCACATTACCGGGCAAACCCGTGCTCGAAGAATTGGAACGTCCCAACATTCACGTATTTGATAAGTCCGCCGTTAAATCAATGAGCGGTGTCCTTGGCAATTTTCAGATTCACATGGAATCCGGAGACTTTCATCAGACCTTTCAGGTGGGCGCCGTTATTCTGGGCGAAAAATCCCGCAAGGCCATCCCCTTTAGACAGGCTGCGGGGCTTCCGGTTCAAATCAAGGTCTCATACCAAAAAAAAGGGGTTCCCGACATTCCGTTTTTTTATCCGGGTGCGACTTCCATACCGGGCTTGTTTTTGTCAGATCCGCCGGGAGTTAATGTATCTAAACGAAAGAAAGGCGCGGCAGCCGCTATTCTGGCTGCGGCAGTCATGCCGAGGGGACCTCGCCAGAATAAAGGATTTACCGTCGTCATCGACAAAACGCTGTGCCGGGGTTGTGGCCGGTGTTTACGGGCGTGTCCTTACAAGGCTGTATCGTTGAACCGTAACGCGATCGGCGGCTGGTGTGCATCGGTTGACGAAGCATTGTGCAAGGGATGCGGAAACTGCATTTCCGTTTGTCCGTCCAATGCGGCAGACAGCCCCTATCGAAGTCAGAAAATGCTGGAGCAGACCCTGCAGGAACTTCTGGGGAAAAACACTACAGATGCAGACGATATGATGTTCAATGCCATATCCTGA
- a CDS encoding hydrogenase iron-sulfur subunit, translating to MQKVIMGNFNIILFLCNWGPHTAFQTLQDQRADIPPDVKMIRIPCTGRISKSLLFKAFEKGADGVALVGCKPGTCRYGSGTLTAQNNIEDTRNILEYLGLGKERLRLMTFLPDESDELLTFLQEFTADIKALGKSPVVTRAKELIGPIDKQALAEIISRHDIYACQDCGKCTSSCPLALAGKPFSPRALATSIIAGDIESPSVQKHVWSCLTCGLCYDRCPSAVNFPEFIRDIRTLISKTGVDSLPAHGGFFHSLMRSMTSPDLKTRRWSHLPADIRTDAQSKVLFFGGCAPYFDVFFGRHLGIETTNIIFDGLRLLNFFDIQPAVLDNERCCGHDLLWSGDQDNFKKLATLNADMINQLGVEEIITACPECYRTLSHDYPENGIKLNATVTHLYDFLETEIDKGAVNFKKIDKRITFQDPCRLSRFEDKADLPRRLIKHLKTAGFQEMRHNKSASICCGNCAWTGCDSYSKALQTNRLREARETGSDLLVTACPKCQIHLKCAMEDPFLGKDIEMEMMDLTTLIARTIFWE from the coding sequence ATGCAAAAGGTAATCATGGGTAATTTCAATATCATTTTATTCTTGTGTAACTGGGGACCCCACACGGCATTTCAGACGCTTCAGGATCAGAGAGCAGATATTCCGCCTGACGTCAAGATGATCCGGATCCCGTGTACCGGACGAATCAGCAAATCATTGCTGTTCAAAGCCTTTGAAAAGGGCGCCGACGGCGTAGCTTTGGTCGGCTGTAAACCCGGCACCTGCCGTTATGGAAGCGGAACGTTAACCGCACAGAACAATATAGAGGATACCCGAAATATTCTCGAGTATCTGGGTCTTGGAAAGGAACGGTTGCGCCTGATGACATTCCTTCCGGATGAATCGGATGAACTGCTTACATTTCTCCAGGAATTTACCGCCGACATCAAAGCGCTGGGCAAAAGCCCGGTCGTAACCCGTGCAAAGGAGTTGATCGGGCCCATAGACAAGCAGGCGTTGGCCGAAATCATTTCCAGACATGATATTTATGCCTGCCAGGACTGCGGCAAATGTACCTCATCCTGTCCTCTGGCGCTGGCCGGAAAGCCCTTTTCTCCCAGAGCCCTGGCAACTTCCATTATTGCCGGGGATATTGAGTCGCCATCGGTTCAAAAGCATGTATGGTCCTGCCTGACCTGCGGGCTGTGTTATGACCGATGCCCGTCTGCCGTCAATTTTCCGGAGTTTATCCGCGATATCCGGACCCTGATCAGCAAAACCGGCGTTGACAGTCTGCCTGCGCACGGAGGATTTTTCCACTCATTGATGAGATCCATGACCTCGCCGGATCTGAAAACCAGGCGGTGGAGCCACCTGCCCGCGGATATTCGAACGGACGCACAAAGCAAGGTACTTTTCTTTGGAGGTTGTGCGCCTTATTTTGATGTATTTTTTGGGAGACATCTCGGGATCGAGACCACAAACATTATCTTTGACGGACTGCGGTTGCTGAATTTTTTTGATATTCAACCGGCCGTACTGGATAACGAACGCTGCTGCGGACACGACCTGCTCTGGTCCGGTGATCAGGATAATTTCAAAAAACTGGCAACACTCAATGCAGATATGATTAATCAACTCGGGGTTGAAGAAATCATTACCGCCTGTCCGGAATGCTATCGAACCCTGTCCCATGATTATCCCGAAAACGGTATTAAACTCAATGCAACGGTAACCCATCTGTACGATTTTTTAGAAACGGAAATTGACAAAGGGGCTGTCAATTTTAAAAAAATAGATAAACGAATAACTTTTCAAGATCCATGCCGACTGAGCCGCTTTGAAGATAAAGCCGATCTGCCGCGAAGGCTCATCAAGCATCTAAAGACCGCGGGCTTTCAGGAAATGCGCCATAATAAAAGCGCATCGATCTGCTGCGGGAACTGTGCCTGGACCGGTTGCGATTCATACAGCAAAGCGCTTCAGACCAACCGCTTACGGGAGGCCAGAGAGACCGGAAGCGATCTATTGGTAACCGCATGCCCCAAATGCCAGATTCATTTGAAATGCGCCATGGAAGATCCGTTTCTCGGCAAAGACATCGAGATGGAAATGATGGATTTAACAACCCTGATCGCCAGAACCATTTTCTGGGAATAG